Below is a window of Zygosaccharomyces rouxii strain CBS732 chromosome C complete sequence DNA.
GTACAAAGCGCTGTAGCCACTGCTGTAACTGGGTTTGATCTCATAGTATAGTAACTGATCTGATGAACTAAGCTGCAATACAAATGGCCTGCAGTTAAGAACGTATAGTATATTGTAATGTCTATACAATGGAATATGTCTTGAACGATTTCTTCGATGACCTCGAAAGTTTAGAAAACGCAAAATTCGGCATTACCCGCAGTTTAAACGTGACCAAGCGTAATCGACCAATGAGATAAAAGATTATTAGTAAAGCTCTAGAAGCAGAATTATTACTCATGCTGATTGAACGAGTATAGTTTCACTAGACGAGGAAGCTGATCGTGTAAATGAATTGGTTATTACGAAATTGTATGCATCGCTCAGTTCTTGTAAAGTGATTTTTGTGGTCCTAGTTTGATTCTGGGGGAAAAAATGCGAGTACAGCGATTCAGCTTCTTCCGAAACTGTGTGTTTCTTACCCATGGATGCCTTGAATTGCTTTTCTACCCATTCGTGTTTTGCTTGGAATGAACCGTTCTTACATTTAGCCAACACCCAAAGCACAAGTAACTCAAAAGTGTCATCGAAGGAAActtcatcttgatctttatcgtggaaaaattttggtagCTCTTCCTGGATAAACTTTGGATCGTCCTTGAGgattttcttcagattcagTAGCTGGTGCTTATTCTGAGTCAATAGatctttttccaattgtttTAAGGATGAAATCGCGTGTTTCAAAACGTGTAGTTGGCCTTGGCGGTATACCCGAGCACAATGCTCCCTATAAGAATTTATAGCGTCAGAATGCTCCAATCCTTGTGGTGATACAGATGCTTGATCTTGCTTCAGTTTTAATGCAGCTCTCAATGATTGTAAACCTTGTAACCTTGGTCTTAAATCGGTCCAATTTTCAGTACCATCTGTTTTAGACAAGTATGAAAAAAGGTCGAGCAAAGGATTCAAACAGTTTGCATTTTGAGTATTAATAAAGAATCTAATACCATCTTCGAAATATGATGGATCCGttttatctttcttcttctcagtggatttttcaaatgcaaatgtAGTATAATCATCCAATGTGGGCAATTGAATACGAGgttcattttccaatatgCTTTCAATGGTATTTAGCGGAAGCTTAATCTTTAGAGCTACATAATCGAATTCGTTATCCTCTTGCACAAACCCGTATCCAGCTAATAGCTCTTCATTTCCTTTTGCTCCATAGTTATTAAACAATTCCTGACCTTTAGCGACACCACCATTCTTTTCTAAACAGAATGCTTCCCCTTCACTATACCATTGCACTTTTGAATGTGCATCGTGGTTCAAAAGGTctagtaatggtaataaaaTCACTGAACCTTCATGACATTGAGGATGAATAATGTACTCTGGGAAGGCTCTTGAAAGTAAAATTAGATGTGACCAGAGGAATGCAGGAAAAGAGCTCCAGGAATCGAATTGACCCTTAGAGGCAGGTTCcagaaaattttggtataGTTGTTGATcgttaatttcatcaaaattcaACGAATCGTTTGGCAATCCACGATCTTTGATCCAAGTGATCCATTCCGAATAAATCGTTGACAATTTTTCCCTAATAGAATTACCCAAGTTTGTCCCCCTTAACAGCTGCCATTCATTTGGGTTCCAAACTAATGCAgaatccaattttaatgGTAAGTTTCTTAAATATGGTCCAAATTTGGCATTATCTTGCAGTTTccaaaatgaaattagaaattttaaaccTGTATTATCGCCATCAAATCTGGGTGCAAATTCATCCCTTGCATCCTGTCTATCTATTATAATACTAGAAGGAATCTGGATCTTCACGTCTTGCAAATCCTCTTTACAAATGGCACATATACCTTTAGATTCATCACGGACAAACTCTATTTGATCTGGAATCTGTGCACCGTTAGATTTAGCCCATTGCACTAACTCTAAAACGTCCTGGCTCATCTTATCGCTACTACTAGTCCTGCTACTACCATATATGTATATAGATGTTTAGATATAATACTCGCCAAAACCTTTCCTATGATAAAATTATACAAAACCATTATACAATGCATACATCCAtcaacaaaacaaaaaaaaaaaaaaaataaagtgtgaagaaagaattactTTGATTCCCATAAcaataatgaaattggtgtAGATCTCGAAACTGTTACATCTTGATAGGGCAGTCCGATTTCCTTACGTTGCGTTCGAAAAGTTTTTGGCATATCTAGAGAAATGGGCAGCTTTCTCCTGAAGACATATTTGCCACTTGTGTCGTCATCTGTAAGTCCAGATTCCCCAATAAGCTCTTCAGTAGGCTCTTCAAACGATTCCTCCTGCTCATGAACGGGTGCTGGCTTCCTTTCAGATTTCGATGAATCGTAACTTAACATAGCAACCGCCAATAAACCTACTGCGACGACTAACCACGGATGATACCCATGGTTTTCAAACGATTTCTGATTCCCGTCAAAACGTAATGAACGCAGTCCATTTGCGGACAACGAAGGTTGTAAATCCACTGGTCTGAATTCATCTGCAATCGCAGAACTATTATAATTACCTTGGGATCCAAACAAACGCTTTATTAAAGCTAGGGACAGATCAAAAGTAAACTGAAATATCCCTTGGATCAAATCAGAAAAATTAGAAGTATACTCTCCATAAGAATTGGACTGTGACGATAGTGATTGATAGCGATTCATTATTTGATAGCGATAATCGATATATCTATTTTACCGGTGTTAGGATGAATTAATTAATAACAACGaacaaattcaaatctacTAAAACTACAAAACAATTACTTATGAACGATTCTTATAGTTCTAAATCTCGAGCTCTTTTGGATCTCTTTGTGACTTTATTCGGTTTCCCCGGTTTATTTTGAGTCCGCCTTCCAGGCGTCTCGCGATCCCTTCTTGATTCCGCAAACAAGACgtttttttgtaaaaaaatACCAAGGTTATCACTAAATCCATCCAATTTAACCGGTTCTTGTAAACTTGTAACCACTGTATTGAATCTGTCAATAGTCAGTTTACCTCTAACCGTCATCTTACCCTTGCTCTTGCATTTTTCAAGTTTTTCCACAAATTTTGTACTTGCGTCATCTTTAACAGTTATGCAAGCTACTCGGGCTTCGGGATTTACGCTTACAGACTCGACAGAACCTTCGATACCTACGATTCCATCAACTGCAGATTCGACCTTCCACTTTGGAATTGATTTGTCTAGATTGCAGATCAAATAATGGTTAGATGCATAAAGGTCCTGTTGTAGCGATTTGTTAATCTGCAACAATGGTTTTAATTCCTCTAAGGAGTCCGTCTGACTGGTAATTTGAGCACCACCTAATTTCACATCCTTTAAGGACAAAAATCTTCTCATCATATCATTGCGGGCCTCCTGGGTCTTTAACGAAGGGTCATCGTGGATTAATGATAGTAATCTGTCTCTAAGTTCTGTGGGGACTCCCCAGGACAGATCTAACAGACAGCACTGACATATGTTTCTCTGCTGAGAACATCTATGACATACCAAGGTCTTGACCAGTGAATTACGTTGTTTAACGGCATAGACGTCAAACACACCAGTACATACCTTACATTGAGATCCACTAGCATATTTGGTCAAAGCATCACCATTACCTAAACACTTGGAGCAGATACTGACCTCCATGTTGCCTTATCAAGATATGCTAAGAGAGTAAGTTTAAGTtaacaagaaaaattttttataATCGTTTTTTTGTAAGCACTCAGGGTTAAAAAGCGTCAAAGTATAATATTCCACATAAAATTTCGGTTGAAGAAAttcgttgttgttgttactAAGTGTTCATCATAGTGCTTATAGATctgagaaggaaaaaaaagagaaagagagaAGAGAGTAAGAGGAAAGAAACAAGAATACCAAGTACATTTTTATAATCCGTTATTTATACTATTCTATCATCACTTCCCAcgaaattacaaaatgaCACCATATTAACACGACACGTAATAAACGACAAGAAACCAGGCCATCATGTGCTATATACCGGCACCACCTGCAGTGCTACTAGTATTACTATTTCCAGTTCGTAGAGCTTCTGACACCCTCAGTTCCCTCTTGACATGCGCTCTGTAATGCTGAATACAGTTATCGTGTCTgctaaatttttgatcaCAGCCTTCGTACGGACATTCGTGATTTTTCTCACCAGTGTGTATCCTATTGTGTCTTGCTAGATGGCCGCTCGTCGTAAAACCCTTATAACAGATTCGACACACGTGTCGCCTTTCACTATTATTACTGCTGTTTGTATTTCTGCGTTTTCTTATTCTGTGGGTTACGGGTGACGTCCCGAGAGATTCGCTCCCGCTTGTGCTACCCTGTGAAGACGAAGTATCGACCTGAGCGTAAGGTGGAGCCAAAAGGGGTGGAGCAAGCGCAACTGGCTTACGTGATAGTGTCGTCCCTGTCACCGTTCCAGATGGTTTCCTTCCGACTTCGTCGAATGCAaacttgttcaatttaCATTTTAGATTCTCCTCAACGGCCAGCAAATCTGTAAGAGATGGAAGTAGCGTTGTGTACTTTCTTCCCTGCACAAGCATCATGAGTGTTATCTTTTTGTACTAAAAAATTGCTTTCGTTCGTTATGTTGGAGGGATGTATTATGTTTTAACACTTCACTTCTTTCTAATCTGCCAAGTCTTTATACATCTTTATATATTGCCAAGAACTCAGGGTCTGGTACGCTTGGCATAGCACGCAACGGGAAGGAcgtaaaaaaaaaatttatttCTCGGCAGGGTGCAACGGAATGTCCATACCTATGTGGAAGTGGCATATCGGTAAGCGACGGACCGAGTCTAGTCGACGCGGTATTGTAGTCAGCAATATAACCTTTGTAGTATGTTTGAGATATATCTATCCAGAAAAACGTGGGCAAGGTCTCAACTATTTTAACACTAGGGAATTTTCTGAGACATCCCTCTTTTGTTTTCTCTTGTTACTATGTTCGATTTTCCTGTACCGTCAATCATTCCATTACACAAAAACGTCTATTAATATTCAAGCAACCACGAGGTAACACTTTGAGATTCCATTTTGTCTCAGAGGGGCTTTTTTTAGATAAGACTTGTTTATGTAGATATAATTAAGTTATTTACTGGGAGTGTTGTTCTGGATATGCGGTGTTGGGATGTTTTGTTTAACAAAGCAACtaatagaaaaaaattattagcGCCGCTAGGTTTCGATCCTAGGACATCAGGGTTATGAGCCCTGCGCGCTTCCACTGCGCCACGGCGCTTAATAAGTTTGATGGAGTAGTGAACAAAAAGTTGCAGTGTAATGGTACTGTATCGAGCATGTGGAATAAACCAGGGTCCCTCTCGTTAGGTTAATGATATCACAAATTCTCCCCCCGCTCAAGCAAAGGCGTTAGTGCTTAATGAAGAGACTGTGATACTATCATACCTCCTATTGTTTTACCCGTATGAAAACTAGTTTGACAAGGTCTAAAGACCTTCTTATATACGTTCCGATTTCTACTACCTATGGCTCAAGATGGTACTAGAATCACGCGCTTCACCTCTCCATAGATAACATGCCATTCTAGTTCATGACATGGTGAAGTCAAAGGAACCCTTGCAAGGTCGTAAAAGGTACTTCACTCTCTTTTTGATAGTTCGTATATCGTTTAACAATAGATTATTACATGACCATATAGCTTAGCTGATGGATCATGTAATATGGTTCGCATAAGCTTTGTTCGAGCGATTTGCAAGTTAAACGAACTTTTTATAAAAAAAGAGCAGATATATAGAAGGACCAactgaagaagatactGACAGTTCGTTCTATCCCCAAGCAAAATCAAATCGTTAACCATGGACACTCCTATTAGACAGCAGATGGAGGCGCTTGTGCACCGTAAGCAGTTAGAAATTACACAAGCTCTTGAATCATTGGATACCGTAAAGTTCCAAACTGATACTTGGGCTCGTGGTAACGATGGCGGTGGTGGTACATCCATGGTTATTCAAAATGGTGACACTTTTGAGAAGGGTGGTGTTAACGTCTCTGTGGTCTACGGTAAACTTACACCACAAGCTGTTAGTGCAATGCGTGATAACCATAAAAACTTAGAGTTAACCCATAATGAAGGTACGAAATTCTTCGCATGTGGACTGTCAATGGTGATCCATCCCCACAACCCTCATGCACCAACTACTCACTTAAACTATCGTTATTTCGAAACCTGGAATGCAGATGGCTCACCACAGGCATGGTGGTtcggtggtggtgctgatTTAACACCAAGCTATCTGTATGAGGAAGATGCAGAGCACTTCCATACTCTTCACAAGCGTGCCTTGGATAAGCATGATAAAAATCTATACCCCAAATTTAAGAAATGGTGCGATGATTATTTCTACATTGCACACCGTGAAGAGATGCgtggtattggtggtattttctttgatgattttgacGACAGACCAGCTACagatattttgaagattgtTGAAGATTGTTTTGATGCGTTTATCCCTTCATACATCCCCATCGTGGCTCGTAGAAAAGATACACCATATACCCCAGAACAGAAGAAATGGCAAGCGATCCGTCGTGGTAGATATGTGGAATTTAATTTGATTTACGACAGAGGCACTCAATTTGGATTGAGAACCCCGGGTTCACGTATCGAATCTATTCTAATGTCATTGCCTGAGCACGCTTCCTGGCTGTACAACCATCATCCAGAACAGGGTACTCCAGAGGCAAAGCTGCTAGAAGCTACCCATCATCCAAAGAACTGGGCTAAAGAGTAAAGACCACAATAAATTACAAATACAAAAAAACTCATACAcacaaaaaataaagaaatatttatatacatatatacatatatgtAAGCGTTTAATTTTCCTTCCAACGATTTCCACAGTTGAcacatttgaaaaaagtcGTCATCGGCTCATCAGCAGATCTGATTTGCAACTGGAAGAAATAGGCACTTTCACCAGCGCACTTGTCATAATTAGGACATTGAACCTTTGTTTGATCGACATTATCCCATCCACCACCGAGCACATCATCGACTTCTTTCCTTGgcaatttctttctatCGTAGACCTCGATGCCCTCTATGGGGAACTCATAGGGACAAGATTTACACGTCAAAGTATATATCCCACTATCTGAACTCGCTATCAGTAGCATATTATTACAGAGGGGACAGAATGATAGCATATTGGCTTGTGTAACTCTCGTCAACCTTTTGTCCAAATTTCAAGTCGATTTTTTGTTGAAGTTCATCTAACATCAAAACTGAAGTTGACTTGAACAAATAAAACGGGACAAACGAAGACGATCAAAAATAATCcaaaaaagaaatcgaTGACATAAGGCACTATGGAGTGCTGTATACCATTGATTCCACTTGATCAGAGCTCTACTTTCGAGAAAGTAAGGCATTCACACGAGCTACGTCGATTTGTAATATTTGATGAGGAATTAACAGTCCATCTGAGGCCAAACAATGCTCAGACACAGATTCGAAATTTTATGGTTTGGATCAATGACGCTAAAGTTTTACAATTACAAGGATTAGCACCTTTCCAAAAAATAGTAGATCAAGATGAGCAGACTAGATGGATTTTGAGATCAGAAGTTAGAGATAGTTTGTTTAGATCAAGTGTCGTTATGAATAATGGGTATAACAACCAGATCAAA
It encodes the following:
- a CDS encoding uncharacterized protein (no similarity) gives rise to the protein MNRYQSLSSQSNSYGEYTSNFSDLIQGIFQFTFDLSLALIKRLFGSQGNYNSSAIADEFRPVDLQPSLSANGLRSLRFDGNQKSFENHGYHPWLVVAVGLLAVAMLSYDSSKSERKPAPVHEQEESFEEPTEELIGESGLTDDDTSGKYVFRRKLPISLDMPKTFRTQRKEIGLPYQDVTVSRSTPISLLLWESK
- a CDS encoding transcriptional regulator NRG1 (weakly similar to uniprot|P38082 Saccharomyces cerevisiae YBR066C), translated to MMLVQGRKYTTLLPSLTDLLAVEENLKCKLNKFAFDEVGRKPSGTVTGTTLSRKPVALAPPLLAPPYAQVDTSSSQGSTSGSESLGTSPVTHRIRKRRNTNSSNNSERRHVCRICYKGFTTSGHLARHNRIHTGEKNHECPYEGCDQKFSRHDNCIQHYRAHVKRELRVSEALRTGNSNTSSTAGGAGI
- the ECM2 gene encoding Pre-mRNA-splicing factor ECM2 (weakly similar to uniprot|P38241 Saccharomyces cerevisiae YBR065C ECM2 Pre-mRNA splicing factor facilitates the cooperative formation of U2/U6 helix II in association with stem II in the spliceosome function may be regulated by Slu7p): MEVSICSKCLGNGDALTKYASGSQCKVCTGVFDVYAVKQRNSLVKTLVCHRCSQQRNICQCCLLDLSWGVPTELRDRLLSLIHDDPSLKTQEARNDMMRRFLSLKDVKLGGAQITSQTDSLEELKPLLQINKSLQQDLYASNHYLICNLDKSIPKWKVESAVDGIVGIEGSVESVSVNPEARVACITVKDDASTKFVEKLEKCKSKGKMTVRGKLTIDRFNTVVTSLQEPVKLDGFSDNLGIFLQKNVLFAESRRDRETPGRRTQNKPGKPNKVTKRSKRARDLEL
- the HEM13 gene encoding coproporphyrinogen oxidase (similar to uniprot|P11353 YDR044W Saccharomyces cerevisiae HEM13 Coproporphyrinogen III oxidase), with product MDTPIRQQMEALVHRKQLEITQALESLDTVKFQTDTWARGNDGGGGTSMVIQNGDTFEKGGVNVSVVYGKLTPQAVSAMRDNHKNLELTHNEGTKFFACGLSMVIHPHNPHAPTTHLNYRYFETWNADGSPQAWWFGGGADLTPSYLYEEDAEHFHTLHKRALDKHDKNLYPKFKKWCDDYFYIAHREEMRGIGGIFFDDFDDRPATDILKIVEDCFDAFIPSYIPIVARRKDTPYTPEQKKWQAIRRGRYVEFNLIYDRGTQFGLRTPGSRIESILMSLPEHASWLYNHHPEQGTPEAKLLEATHHPKNWAKE
- the RPC11 gene encoding DNA-directed RNA polymerase III core subunit RPC11 (highly similar to uniprot|Q04307 YDR045C Saccharomyces cerevisiae RPC11 RNA polymerase III subunit C11) — encoded protein: MLSFCPLCNNMLLIASSDSGIYTLTCKSCPYEFPIEGIEVYDRKKLPRKEVDDVLGGGWDNVDQTKVQCPNYDKCAGESAYFFQLQIRSADEPMTTFFKCVNCGNRWKEN
- the RKM1 gene encoding protein-lysine N-methyltransferase (similar to uniprot|Q08961 Saccharomyces cerevisiae YPL208W Hypothetical ORF) → MSQDVLELVQWAKSNGAQIPDQIEFVRDESKGICAICKEDLQDVKIQIPSSIIIDRQDARDEFAPRFDGDNTGLKFLISFWKLQDNAKFGPYLRNLPLKLDSALVWNPNEWQLLRGTNLGNSIREKLSTIYSEWITWIKDRGLPNDSLNFDEINDQQLYQNFLEPASKGQFDSWSSFPAFLWSHLILLSRAFPEYIIHPQCHEGSVILLPLLDLLNHDAHSKVQWYSEGEAFCLEKNGGVAKGQELFNNYGAKGNEELLAGYGFVQEDNEFDYVALKIKLPLNTIESILENEPRIQLPTLDDYTTFAFEKSTEKKKDKTDPSYFEDGIRFFINTQNANCLNPLLDLFSYLSKTDGTENWTDLRPRLQGLQSLRAALKLKQDQASVSPQGLEHSDAINSYREHCARVYRQGQLHVLKHAISSLKQLEKDLLTQNKHQLLNLKKILKDDPKFIQEELPKFFHDKDQDEVSFDDTFELLVLWVLAKCKNGSFQAKHEWVEKQFKASMGKKHTVSEEAESLYSHFFPQNQTRTTKITLQELSDAYNFVITNSFTRSASSSSETILVQSA